Proteins encoded in a region of the Pieris rapae chromosome 12, ilPieRapa1.1, whole genome shotgun sequence genome:
- the LOC110998410 gene encoding T-box transcription factor TBX19: MNGRNLCKKDMAASHILSAVEPTVGGGGTRGGREREVNVALDDRDLWVRFQTLTNEMIVTKNGRRMFPVVKVTASGLDPTAMYTVLLEFVQVDSHRWKYVNGEWVPGGKAEVPPSNAIYIHPESPNFGAHWMKEPISFAKVKLTNKTNGNGQIMLNSLHKYEPRVHLVKVGTDLRRIMTYPFPETQFIAVTAYQNEEVTSLKIKYNPFAKAFLDAKERPEGYYQRDFVGTHYPQQSSSPHQYPQFGGWFVTSQPLYGSGNSASRRPAPYPPRPPSRPRTLSPPSTYSTAERSPVATNSSYTWAGSSSYWSSQGNSSPQPNTSPVPYRTPPHAYPAPIEYSAPTTTAPASAPAPLYPLQYDAPSQHHSPYYQHAYAPYAHHAIEDISYWPNSLNSYGYQPSEYVGTGEVAYAAEGMPFGSGAPLEASTNQAERTTPQGTEHQSADREYKYNTEEDRHSPCENTTLPSRSPPQ; this comes from the exons atgaaCGGACGCAATTTGTGTAAAAAGg atatGGCGGCATCACATATTCTCAGTGCTGTAGAACCCACAGTGGGGGGAGGCGGTACAAGAGGTGGGCGTGAACGGGAAGTCAACGTTGCCCTTGATGATCGAGACCTGTGGGTTCGATTTCAGACACTCACCAATGAAATGATTGTTACCAAAAATGGCCG ACGAATGTTTCCCGTAGTAAAAGTTACGGCCAGCGGATTGGACCCTACAGCGATGTATACCGTTCTACTTGAATTTGTACAAGTTGATAGCCACCGCTGGAAGTATGTTAATGGAGAGTGG GTTCCCGGCGGAAAGGCCGAAGTGCCGCCATCTAACGCAATATACATACACCCTGAAAGTCCCAACTTTGGTGCGCATTGGATGAAGGAACCGATATCGTTTGCTAAAGTGAAACTCACGAATAAAACCAATGGAAATGGCCAG ATAATGCTGAATTCCCTTCACAAATACGAGCCAAGGGTTCACCTAGTAAAAGTCGGCACAGATCTCCGACGCATCATGACATATCCATTTCCTGAAACGCAATTTATCGCCGTAACCGCGTATCAGAATGAGGAAGTGACGTcactgaaaattaaatacaatccATTTGCAAAAGCATTCCTGGATGCAAAAGAGAGACCTGAGGGATATTACCAGAGGGACTTTGTTGGTACTCACTACCCTCAACAAAGCTCTTCGCCTCACCAGTACCCACAAT ttggAGGCTGGTTTGTGACATCACAGCCATTGTATGGAAGCGGAAATTCAGCGTCTAGGAGGCCTGCACCATATCCGCCACGCCCTCCTTCGCGGCCGCGAACTTTGTCGCCTCCCT CTACCTACAGCACCGCTGAGCGATCACCAGTTGCTACAAATAGCAGTTACACCTGGGCTGGAAGTAGCAGTTACTGGAGCTCGCAAGGGAACAGCTCACCACAACCCAATACCTCCCCAGTTCCCTATAGAACTCCCCCACACGCATACCCTGCCCCCATAGAATATTCTGCCCCCACGACAACGGCACCTGCGTCTGCTCCCGCCCCACTCTACCCGCTGCAATATGACGCGCCAAGCCAACATCATTCACCATACTACCAACATGCCTACGCTCCATACGCTCATCACGCTATTGAAGATATTTCGTATTGGCCgaatag TTTGAACAGCTACGGATACCAACCGTCTGAATACGTGGGTACCGGAGAAGTAGCGTATGCCGCAGAAGGCATGCCTTTCGGAAGCGGTGCCCCACTCGAAGCAAGCACCAACCAGGCGGAACGAACTACCCCCCAAGGCACTGAACATCAGAGTGCCGACCgggaatataaatataatactgaaGAGGATCGGCATTCGCCTTGCGAAAATACAACATTACCCTCGCGTTCGCCACCCCAATGA